One genomic segment of Impatiens glandulifera chromosome 6, dImpGla2.1, whole genome shotgun sequence includes these proteins:
- the LOC124942022 gene encoding ubiquitin carboxyl-terminal hydrolase 3-like — protein sequence MGDSPSAKKWLPLEANPDVMNQFLWSLGVQEDEAECFDVFGLDDELLEMVPKPVLAVLFLYPITPQSEEERIHQDSVKKAISDKVYFMKQTVGNACGTIGLLHAVGNITSQIKLDEGSYLDKFFKTTVSMDPQERAVFLEKDGEMEVAHSVAASAGDTEASDNVDTHFICFSCVDGQLYELDGRRSEAVSHGASSPDTLLQDAAKVIKAMIQKNPDSMNFNVIALSKKDV from the exons ATGGGAGATAGCCCCTCTGCTAAGAAATGGCTTCCTCTTGAAGCTAATCCTGATGTTATGAATCAG TTCCTCTGGAGCCTAGGCGTTCAAGAAGATGAGGCAGAATGCTTCGATGTATTCGGTTTGGACGATGAACTACTGGAAATGGTTCCCAAGCCAGTACTTGCTGTGTTGTTTCTCTATCCTATTACTCCCCAG AGCGAAGAAGAGAGAATACATCAGGACAGTGTAAAGAAG GCAATCAGTGATAAAGTTTACTTCATGAAACAAACAGTAGGAAATGCATGTGGTACAATTGGACTTCTTCATGCTGTTGGGAACATTACTTCTCAGATAAAACTTG ATGAAGGTTCATACCTAGACAAGTTCTTCAAAACCACTGTATCAATGGATCCACAAGAG CGTGCTGTATTCCTTGAAAAAGATGGGGAAATGGAGGTAGCACACTCTGTGGCTGCCTCTGCTGGTGACACTGAG GCTTCAGATAACGTGGACACTCACTTTATCTGCTTCTCATGTGTTGATG GACAACTTTATGAACTTGATGGAAGAAGATCAGAGGCAGTTTCACATGGTGCGTCCTCACCAGATACCCTTCTACAG GATGCTGCTAAAGTTATTAAGGCAATGATCCAGAAGAACCCTGATTCAATGAATTTCAATGTGATTGCCCTTTCGAAAAAAGATGTTTGA